One Lasioglossum baleicum chromosome 6, iyLasBale1, whole genome shotgun sequence genomic window carries:
- the Src64b gene encoding tyrosine-protein kinase Src64B isoform X2: protein MGKCCSKRQESQPLGYKKADTGISSKHSNGGSLDRYTADPNQRGVQARADIIRQRPTPSHSQRSNKIVVALYNYTARESTDVSFVKGDRMEVLDDSEPDWWKVLHLTTLQEGLIPWNFVAVERSVESEDWFFENVSRKEAGKLLLVDENPRGTFLVRPSEHNPRGYSLSVKDWEEGRGHHVKHYKIKPLDNGGFFIATNQTFPTLPALVMAYSKNALGLCHVLSKPCPKPQPDMWDLGPELRDKWEINRNEIQLIRKLGHGNFGEVYYGKWRNKIEVAVKTLRPGTMSTEAFLQEAAIMKQFRHRHLVALYAICSKEEPIYIVQEYMCNGSLLDFLRTGDGKYMQFEDLIYIAAQVASGMEHLESKQLIHRDLAARNVLIGEKNKAKICDFGLARAIEDDEYCPKQGSRFPVRWTAPEAIVYGRFSIKSDVWSYGILLMELFTYGQVPYPGMQGREVIEQINKGYRMPKPLNHPLPDSIYRLMLQCWDASPEKRPTFEFLNHYFESFNVTSEIPYLEPPMD from the exons ATGGGCAAGTGTTGCAGCAAGCGGCAAGAGTCACAACCCCTCG GTTACAAGAAGGCAGACACAGGGATAAGCTCGAAACACAGCAATGGAGGCTCCTTGGACCGGTACACTGCCGACCCTAATCAGAGGGGTGTACAAGCGAGGGCGGACATCATCCGGCAGAGGCCGACACCCT CGCATTCACAGAGGTCGAACAAGATCGTGGTGGCCCTGTACAATTACACCGCGCGCGAGAGCACCGACGTCAGCTTCGTGAAGGGCGACCGTATGGAAGTATTGGATGACTCGGAGCCCGACTGGTGGAAAGTTTTGCACTTGACAACTTTACAAGAGGGCCTGATTCCTTGGAACTTTGTGGCCGTCGAGCGTTCGGTGGAGAGCGAAGA CTGGTTTTTCGAAAATGTCTCGCGGAAGGAGGCCGGCAAGCTGCTGCTGGTCGACGAGAACCCGCGGGGAACGTTCCTGGTCAGACCCAGCGAGCACAATCCTAGAGGATACAGCCTTTCCGTCAAGGACTGGGAGGAAGGAAGGGGCCACCATGTCAAACACTATAAAATTAAACCGCTGGACAATGGAGGCTTCTTTATCGCCACCAACCAGACATTCCCCACTCTGCCAGCTCTCGTTATGGCGTACAGCA AGAACGCGTTGGGTCTCTGCCATGTGCTCTCGAAACCCTGTCCGAAGCCCCAGCCGGACATGTGGGACCTCGGTCCGGAGCTGCGCGACAAGTGGGAGATCAACAGGAACGAGATCCAGCTGATCCGCAAACTGGGCCACGGCAACTTCGGCGAGGTGTATTACGGCAAGTGGAGGAACAAGATCGAAGTGGCTGTGAAAACGTTGCGACCCGGGACTATGTCCACAGAAGCATTCCTCCAGGAAGCGGCGATCATGAAACAGTTCCGGCATAGACACCTGGTGGCGTTGTACGCAATCTGCTCGAAGGAGGAACCGATCTACATCGTGCAGGAATACATGTGTAACGGTAGCTTGCTGGACTTCCTGAGAACGGGAGACGGAAAGTACATGCAGTTCGAGGACCTGATCTACATAGCGGCACAGGTGGCATCTGGAATGGAACACCTAGAGAGCAAGCAGCTGATACACAGAGACCTGGCGGCGAGGAACGTGCTTATAGGAGAGAAGAACAAGGCAAAGATATGCGACTTTGGCCTTGCCAGGGCGATCGAGGACGACGAGTACTGTCCCAAGCAAGGTAGCAGATTCCCTGTCAGGTGGACGGCTCCGGAGGCCATCGTCTATGGCAGATTCAGCATCAAGAGCGACGTCTGGTCCTACGGCATACTGCTGATGGAGCTCTTCACTTATGGCCAAGTTCCTTATCCCG GTATGCAGGGTCGCGAGGTAATAGAGCAGATAAACAAGGGCTACCGAATGCCAAAACCACTGAATCACCCGCTGCCGGACAGCATTTATCGATTGATGTTGCAATGCTGGGACGCCAGTCCCGAGAAGCGACCCACGTTCGAGTTCCTGAATCACTATTTCGAGTCATTTAACGTCACTAGCGAAATACCGTATCTCGAGCCGCCAATGGACTGA
- the LOC143209764 gene encoding uncharacterized protein LOC143209764 isoform X1 — MFPRALNTETCKTVSMADEVLPASLEKLEIDRLSTSCPHLTTTDKAKSPNPFRSTSKSVGSDCSYLFQRRSMPGRPSLSEISPRGVKSTTNFKPSKNERVLDKNKNSIIKEAVLKLNDTDATCLSDSPMSTLLKGTCKCSDAWKNKKVFGHWSVAKDFKTLNINQENRQAKDDTSIQDNYQACSFLRARSNTMPSLKRGPGPGRGSSGTSQSESSGSTSQPSSSNTCSVQARMSPPSCDVTIDELASYFEEFVHIPKKMSHMAEMMYI; from the exons ATGTTCCCGCGAGCATTGAACACAGAAACGTGTAAAACAGTGAGCATGGCTGACGAGGTGCTGCCGGCGAGTTTGGAGAAGCTCGAAATTGATCGACTCTCGACGAGCTGTCCCCA TTTAACGACCACTGACAAAGCAAAGTCGCCGAACCCGTTTAGAAGTACAAGTAAAAGTGTTGGGTCTGATTGTAGTTACTTATTTCAAAGGAGATCGATGCCCGGTAGGCCAAGTTTATCTGAAATCAGCCCGAGAGGCGTGAAAAGCACAACGAACTTCAAACCTTCGAAGAACGAAAGAGTACTCGATAAGAATAAGAACTCGATAATCAAAGAGGCTGTCTTAAAATTAAACGACACTGATGCTACTTGTCTTAGCGATAGTCCAATGAGTACACTGTTAAAGGGGACTTGTAAATGTAGCGATGCATGGAAGAACAAGAAGGTTTTCGGTCATTGGTCCGTCGCGAAAGACTTTAAAACTCTGAACATTAATCAGGAGAATAGGCAGGCTAAGGACGACACTAGCATCCAAGATAATTACCAAGCGTGTAGTTTCCTACGTGCGCGTAGCAATACGATGCCCAGTTTGAAAAGAGGGCCTGGTCCTGGCAGAGGTAGCAGCGGTACCAGCCAGTCGGAGTCCAGTGGTTCGACCAGTCAACCTTCCAGTTCGAACACGTGTTCTGTACAAGCGAGAATGTCTCCGCCTTCGTGCGACGTCACCATCGATGAACTTGCCAGTTACTTCGAGGAGTTTGTTCATATCCCAAAGAAGATGTCGCACATGGCAGAAATGATGTATATTTAA
- the LOC143209764 gene encoding uncharacterized protein LOC143209764 isoform X2, whose product MLLSRLTTTDKAKSPNPFRSTSKSVGSDCSYLFQRRSMPGRPSLSEISPRGVKSTTNFKPSKNERVLDKNKNSIIKEAVLKLNDTDATCLSDSPMSTLLKGTCKCSDAWKNKKVFGHWSVAKDFKTLNINQENRQAKDDTSIQDNYQACSFLRARSNTMPSLKRGPGPGRGSSGTSQSESSGSTSQPSSSNTCSVQARMSPPSCDVTIDELASYFEEFVHIPKKMSHMAEMMYI is encoded by the exons ATGCTCTTATCACG TTTAACGACCACTGACAAAGCAAAGTCGCCGAACCCGTTTAGAAGTACAAGTAAAAGTGTTGGGTCTGATTGTAGTTACTTATTTCAAAGGAGATCGATGCCCGGTAGGCCAAGTTTATCTGAAATCAGCCCGAGAGGCGTGAAAAGCACAACGAACTTCAAACCTTCGAAGAACGAAAGAGTACTCGATAAGAATAAGAACTCGATAATCAAAGAGGCTGTCTTAAAATTAAACGACACTGATGCTACTTGTCTTAGCGATAGTCCAATGAGTACACTGTTAAAGGGGACTTGTAAATGTAGCGATGCATGGAAGAACAAGAAGGTTTTCGGTCATTGGTCCGTCGCGAAAGACTTTAAAACTCTGAACATTAATCAGGAGAATAGGCAGGCTAAGGACGACACTAGCATCCAAGATAATTACCAAGCGTGTAGTTTCCTACGTGCGCGTAGCAATACGATGCCCAGTTTGAAAAGAGGGCCTGGTCCTGGCAGAGGTAGCAGCGGTACCAGCCAGTCGGAGTCCAGTGGTTCGACCAGTCAACCTTCCAGTTCGAACACGTGTTCTGTACAAGCGAGAATGTCTCCGCCTTCGTGCGACGTCACCATCGATGAACTTGCCAGTTACTTCGAGGAGTTTGTTCATATCCCAAAGAAGATGTCGCACATGGCAGAAATGATGTATATTTAA
- the Src64b gene encoding tyrosine-protein kinase Src64B isoform X1, translating to MGKCCSKRQESQPLGYKKADTGISSKHSNGGSLDRYTADPNQRGVQARADIIRQRPTPCKLQIPHQPRKTSSPVVMPASHSQRSNKIVVALYNYTARESTDVSFVKGDRMEVLDDSEPDWWKVLHLTTLQEGLIPWNFVAVERSVESEDWFFENVSRKEAGKLLLVDENPRGTFLVRPSEHNPRGYSLSVKDWEEGRGHHVKHYKIKPLDNGGFFIATNQTFPTLPALVMAYSKNALGLCHVLSKPCPKPQPDMWDLGPELRDKWEINRNEIQLIRKLGHGNFGEVYYGKWRNKIEVAVKTLRPGTMSTEAFLQEAAIMKQFRHRHLVALYAICSKEEPIYIVQEYMCNGSLLDFLRTGDGKYMQFEDLIYIAAQVASGMEHLESKQLIHRDLAARNVLIGEKNKAKICDFGLARAIEDDEYCPKQGSRFPVRWTAPEAIVYGRFSIKSDVWSYGILLMELFTYGQVPYPGMQGREVIEQINKGYRMPKPLNHPLPDSIYRLMLQCWDASPEKRPTFEFLNHYFESFNVTSEIPYLEPPMD from the exons ATGGGCAAGTGTTGCAGCAAGCGGCAAGAGTCACAACCCCTCG GTTACAAGAAGGCAGACACAGGGATAAGCTCGAAACACAGCAATGGAGGCTCCTTGGACCGGTACACTGCCGACCCTAATCAGAGGGGTGTACAAGCGAGGGCGGACATCATCCGGCAGAGGCCGACACCCTGTAAGCTACAGATTCCGCATCAACCCCGTAAAACAAGCTCGCCTGTCGTTATGCCTGCAT CGCATTCACAGAGGTCGAACAAGATCGTGGTGGCCCTGTACAATTACACCGCGCGCGAGAGCACCGACGTCAGCTTCGTGAAGGGCGACCGTATGGAAGTATTGGATGACTCGGAGCCCGACTGGTGGAAAGTTTTGCACTTGACAACTTTACAAGAGGGCCTGATTCCTTGGAACTTTGTGGCCGTCGAGCGTTCGGTGGAGAGCGAAGA CTGGTTTTTCGAAAATGTCTCGCGGAAGGAGGCCGGCAAGCTGCTGCTGGTCGACGAGAACCCGCGGGGAACGTTCCTGGTCAGACCCAGCGAGCACAATCCTAGAGGATACAGCCTTTCCGTCAAGGACTGGGAGGAAGGAAGGGGCCACCATGTCAAACACTATAAAATTAAACCGCTGGACAATGGAGGCTTCTTTATCGCCACCAACCAGACATTCCCCACTCTGCCAGCTCTCGTTATGGCGTACAGCA AGAACGCGTTGGGTCTCTGCCATGTGCTCTCGAAACCCTGTCCGAAGCCCCAGCCGGACATGTGGGACCTCGGTCCGGAGCTGCGCGACAAGTGGGAGATCAACAGGAACGAGATCCAGCTGATCCGCAAACTGGGCCACGGCAACTTCGGCGAGGTGTATTACGGCAAGTGGAGGAACAAGATCGAAGTGGCTGTGAAAACGTTGCGACCCGGGACTATGTCCACAGAAGCATTCCTCCAGGAAGCGGCGATCATGAAACAGTTCCGGCATAGACACCTGGTGGCGTTGTACGCAATCTGCTCGAAGGAGGAACCGATCTACATCGTGCAGGAATACATGTGTAACGGTAGCTTGCTGGACTTCCTGAGAACGGGAGACGGAAAGTACATGCAGTTCGAGGACCTGATCTACATAGCGGCACAGGTGGCATCTGGAATGGAACACCTAGAGAGCAAGCAGCTGATACACAGAGACCTGGCGGCGAGGAACGTGCTTATAGGAGAGAAGAACAAGGCAAAGATATGCGACTTTGGCCTTGCCAGGGCGATCGAGGACGACGAGTACTGTCCCAAGCAAGGTAGCAGATTCCCTGTCAGGTGGACGGCTCCGGAGGCCATCGTCTATGGCAGATTCAGCATCAAGAGCGACGTCTGGTCCTACGGCATACTGCTGATGGAGCTCTTCACTTATGGCCAAGTTCCTTATCCCG GTATGCAGGGTCGCGAGGTAATAGAGCAGATAAACAAGGGCTACCGAATGCCAAAACCACTGAATCACCCGCTGCCGGACAGCATTTATCGATTGATGTTGCAATGCTGGGACGCCAGTCCCGAGAAGCGACCCACGTTCGAGTTCCTGAATCACTATTTCGAGTCATTTAACGTCACTAGCGAAATACCGTATCTCGAGCCGCCAATGGACTGA